A single genomic interval of Cellvibrio sp. PSBB023 harbors:
- a CDS encoding HDOD domain-containing protein produces MPVPSSVQSLLSKQNVHYQISEVPLDENERALWHDQHLRTMSAAKSVILQDTKGRVQVIYAADRLLDLKAVNRHLGRELHAAKPEDVHKFCLSHNLQSIPALPKLAGLLTLIDRSLVERNELLADSGDEKQLLRFSREEFQQIMDDATICDIAVPLEPLEVDDTSSSDADQILGAVRNFTQLRIKQRLEETLELPPLSDTAQRIIKLRVNPNADISDLAQIVETDPSLAAQVVSWAASPYYSAPGKIKSIHDAIVRVLGFDMVLNLALGLSLGKAMTIPKEGPHGALPYWQQAVYMAATIEGLVTAIPRDHRPSFGMAYLCGLLHNFGYLILAEVFPPYFHNYCELADANPHVDHQVIERHLLGITREQLGASLMSLWSMPEEVVVGLRYQTNPHYQGEYATYAKLIFVAQRLLQQHSIGRGPKVAIPPQVFEDLHLDPEKAYTTVANIIESSDDLKHIANELAPHH; encoded by the coding sequence GTGCCAGTCCCTTCCAGTGTTCAATCATTGCTCAGCAAGCAAAATGTGCATTATCAGATTTCTGAGGTGCCGCTCGATGAGAATGAAAGAGCACTTTGGCATGACCAGCATTTACGCACTATGAGCGCTGCCAAATCAGTCATTCTGCAAGATACCAAGGGTCGTGTTCAGGTTATTTATGCCGCTGACCGCCTGTTGGACCTCAAAGCCGTGAATCGCCATTTAGGCCGCGAGCTGCACGCTGCCAAGCCGGAGGATGTCCATAAATTTTGCCTGTCCCACAACCTGCAATCTATACCGGCGCTGCCCAAGCTGGCCGGCCTCCTGACGCTGATTGACCGCAGTCTGGTGGAGCGCAATGAATTGCTGGCGGATTCGGGCGACGAGAAACAACTGTTGCGCTTCAGCCGTGAAGAGTTCCAGCAGATTATGGACGATGCAACCATTTGCGATATCGCCGTGCCGCTGGAGCCACTGGAAGTTGACGATACCAGCAGCAGCGATGCCGACCAGATCCTGGGTGCTGTGCGCAACTTCACCCAATTGCGCATCAAACAGCGCCTGGAAGAAACCCTGGAATTGCCGCCACTGTCAGATACCGCCCAGCGCATTATCAAGCTGCGCGTAAACCCCAATGCGGATATCAGCGATCTGGCACAAATCGTGGAAACCGATCCCAGCCTTGCGGCACAGGTAGTGAGTTGGGCGGCATCGCCTTACTATTCGGCCCCGGGCAAAATCAAATCCATCCACGACGCCATAGTACGGGTGCTGGGGTTTGATATGGTACTTAATCTGGCGCTGGGTTTGTCGCTGGGCAAAGCCATGACTATCCCCAAAGAAGGCCCTCATGGCGCCCTGCCTTACTGGCAGCAAGCGGTCTATATGGCGGCCACCATTGAAGGGCTGGTCACGGCAATTCCGCGCGACCATCGCCCCAGTTTTGGTATGGCCTACCTCTGCGGCCTGCTGCACAACTTTGGCTATTTGATTCTGGCGGAAGTCTTCCCGCCTTATTTCCACAATTACTGCGAGCTGGCCGATGCTAATCCCCATGTGGACCATCAGGTGATTGAGCGCCATCTGTTGGGCATTACCCGCGAGCAACTGGGTGCTTCACTCATGTCGCTTTGGTCTATGCCGGAGGAAGTGGTTGTGGGCCTGCGCTATCAAACCAACCCGCATTATCAGGGGGAATATGCCACCTACGCCAAACTGATTTTTGTCGCCCAGCGTCTGTTGCAGCAACACAGCATTGGTCGCGGCCCCAAAGTGGCGATTCCGCCCCAGGTGTTTGAGGATTTGCATTTGGATCCGGAAAAAGCCTATACCACCGTGGCGAATATTATCGAGAGCAGCGATGATTTGAAGCACATCGCCAATGAGCTGGCACCCCATCATTAA
- the recG gene encoding ATP-dependent DNA helicase RecG produces the protein MGAVSVGGKTLDQIPVTAIKGVGASLSAKLAKIGLLSVQDILLHLPLRYMDRTRITPIGALQPNVNAVLEAEVRACDVVFGKRRSLVCKVQDGTGTITLRFYHFNTAQKQRLVNGTRLRIFGETRRGASGLEMYHPEYDELDSAAPLPLEQSLTPIYPATEGLTQPRLRSLAVQALTWLDKHALKELLPEVVRRQLNQVPLAEALRYLHQPPTNANIQQLMDGEHPYQQRLAFEELLAHHLSLLLLRRETQADGAYRLNLDTRLQQGFLAQLGFSLTRAQSRVVNEIADDLAKPIPMLRLVQGDVGSGKTVVAALAALAAVASGKQAAIMAPTEILAEQHRLNFGKWLEPLGIKLGWLTGKLKVAERRTQLAAIASGDAQVVVGTHALFQEAVSFADLGLIVIDEQHRFGVHQRLSLSEKGTNSDEQHRAGMLRPHQLIMTATPIPRTLAMSAYADLDCSVIDELPPGRTPITTVVISDNRREEVIERVRLACEQGRQAYWVCTLIEESEALEAQAAEATAANLIESLPHLRIGLIHGRLKPVEKEAVMAAFKANTLDLLVATTVIEVGVDVPNACLMIIENPERLGLAQLHQLRGRVGRGSEASHCVLLYGSPLSQNGRERLRVMRESSDGFYIAEQDLQLRGPGEVLGTRQTGEMQFKIADLQRDGHLLPVVKDAALLLMSDYPQLCEQLVLRWLGQNQRYLQV, from the coding sequence ATGGGCGCGGTGAGTGTAGGCGGTAAAACGCTCGATCAAATTCCGGTAACGGCGATCAAGGGCGTTGGCGCTAGTTTGTCTGCAAAATTGGCGAAGATTGGCCTGTTAAGTGTGCAGGATATATTGCTCCACCTGCCACTGCGCTATATGGATCGCACTCGCATCACCCCGATTGGCGCACTGCAGCCCAATGTGAATGCAGTGCTGGAAGCGGAGGTGCGCGCTTGCGATGTGGTGTTTGGCAAGCGGCGCAGTTTGGTGTGCAAAGTACAGGATGGCACCGGCACTATTACCCTGCGGTTTTATCATTTCAATACAGCGCAAAAGCAGCGGCTGGTAAACGGCACGCGCTTGCGTATTTTTGGCGAGACACGGCGTGGTGCCTCGGGGCTGGAGATGTATCACCCCGAATACGATGAGTTGGATAGCGCCGCACCGCTGCCGCTGGAGCAATCCCTCACCCCGATTTACCCGGCCACCGAAGGCTTGACCCAGCCGCGTTTGCGTTCGCTGGCCGTGCAGGCCCTGACCTGGCTGGACAAACATGCTCTCAAGGAATTACTGCCCGAGGTGGTGCGCCGCCAGCTTAATCAGGTGCCGCTGGCCGAGGCGCTGCGCTACCTGCATCAACCGCCTACCAACGCCAATATCCAACAGCTGATGGATGGCGAGCATCCCTACCAGCAGCGTCTGGCGTTTGAGGAATTGCTTGCCCATCACCTGAGTTTGTTATTGCTGCGCCGTGAAACCCAGGCCGATGGCGCCTATCGATTGAATCTGGATACCCGGCTACAGCAAGGTTTTCTCGCCCAGTTGGGCTTTAGTTTGACGCGCGCGCAGAGCCGGGTGGTGAATGAAATTGCCGATGATCTGGCCAAACCGATTCCTATGTTGCGTCTGGTTCAGGGCGATGTGGGTTCCGGTAAAACGGTCGTAGCGGCCCTTGCTGCATTGGCTGCCGTGGCTAGCGGTAAACAGGCGGCGATTATGGCGCCCACGGAAATCCTTGCTGAACAGCATCGCCTCAACTTTGGCAAATGGCTGGAGCCACTGGGCATCAAGCTCGGTTGGCTCACGGGCAAACTCAAGGTGGCCGAGCGGCGCACCCAACTGGCGGCTATTGCCAGTGGTGATGCGCAAGTGGTGGTCGGCACCCATGCGCTGTTTCAGGAGGCAGTCAGTTTTGCCGATCTGGGGTTGATCGTCATCGATGAACAGCATCGATTTGGTGTACATCAGCGGCTAAGTCTCTCGGAAAAAGGCACCAATAGCGACGAGCAGCATAGGGCTGGCATGTTGCGTCCCCATCAGCTCATTATGACCGCCACTCCCATTCCGCGCACTTTGGCGATGAGCGCTTACGCCGATTTGGATTGTTCGGTCATCGACGAACTGCCTCCCGGGCGTACGCCGATTACTACCGTGGTGATCAGCGATAATCGCCGCGAGGAAGTGATTGAGCGGGTGCGCCTTGCCTGTGAGCAGGGGCGACAGGCCTACTGGGTATGCACCCTGATCGAGGAATCCGAAGCCCTAGAAGCACAAGCCGCCGAGGCGACAGCGGCGAATCTCATTGAGTCCCTGCCGCATTTGCGCATTGGGCTGATCCACGGGCGCTTGAAACCGGTGGAAAAAGAGGCGGTGATGGCGGCTTTCAAGGCCAACACCCTGGATTTGCTGGTGGCCACCACGGTCATTGAAGTGGGTGTGGATGTGCCCAACGCCTGCTTGATGATTATCGAAAACCCCGAGCGCCTTGGCCTTGCGCAATTGCACCAATTGCGTGGGCGGGTCGGGCGCGGGTCGGAGGCCAGTCACTGCGTACTGCTTTATGGTTCGCCCCTGTCGCAAAATGGCCGCGAGCGGCTGCGGGTGATGCGAGAAAGTAGTGATGGTTTTTATATCGCCGAACAGGATTTACAACTGCGCGGCCCCGGTGAAGTGCTGGGCACCCGCCAGACCGGGGAAATGCAATTCAAGATTGCCGACCTTCAGCGCGATGGCCACTTGCTGCCGGTTGTCAAAGATGCCGCCTTGTTGTTGATGAGCGATTACCCGCAACTGTGCGAACAACTGGTATTGCGCTGGCTGGGGCAAAACCAGCGCTACCTCCAGGTTTGA